The genome window ACACTTGCGCATGCGTGCCGGCTACGACTTCCTGTTGCTGCGTTGCGCGTCCGGTGAAATCGATAGCGAAATCGGTGAATGGTGGACCGCCTTCATGGAAGCAGACGGCCCGGGACGCGAAGCCTTGCTGGCGAAGAAACCTGGCAGCACCGCTGAAGCTGCACCTGCCAAGAAACGACCACGTCGTCGTCGTTCACGCTCGACCGGTGGTGGCGCCGGCGGCACCACCAAAGCCGAATGACCGCAGTCACAGCCTACATAGCCATAGGCTCGAATCTCGGCGATGCCCGGGATCATGTCTTGTACGCCTTGCGTCAGCTGGATCAGCTCGCGTCCACTCGCCTGCTCGCGCAGTCCTCGCTGTTTCGTACCGCACCGATAGATTCCAGCGGCGACGATTACATCAATGCGGTTGCATCTGTCAGCACCAGCCTGTCAGCCGAAGAATTGCTGCGGGCTTTGCTGGCGCTGGAACAGACACGCGGCCGTGAACGCCCTTACTTCAACGCACCGCGCACGCTGGATCTTGACCTGCTGCTGTATGGTGACGCGGTAATCAACACCGACACACTGACCGTGCCGCATCCACGCATGACCAGCCGCGCCTTCGTATTAATTCCATTGCTGCAAATCGATCCCTTCGTGCAGATCCCGGGACTGGGGGCAGCACATCAATTTGCACCGGCGGTAGCGGATCAGGCCATTAGCAAGCTGGCCTGATATCTTTATCCGCATCCCCAGCGCCACATTCACATACTGATTACTCCATCCACGAGGCCAGCATGCAAATACCTGTAATCGTCCAAACCGTCGGCTTGCTGACGCTGTCGAATATTTTCATGACAGTGGCCTGGTACGGCCATCTCAAAGGACTGGCATCCAAACCATGGTGGATCGCCGCATTGATCAGCTGGGGCATCGCCCTGTTCGAGTACCTGCTGCAAGTACCTGCCAATCGCATAGGCTATACCCAGTTCAGTCTGGCCCAACTGAAAATTATGCAAGAAGCGATTACACTCACGGTGTTCGTGCCATTTGCCATCGTCTTTATGGACCAGCCCTTCAAGCTGGATTATGTCTGGGCCGCACTCTGTTTGGTCGGAGCGGTTTATTTCATCTTCCGCACCTGATGCTGTCTGCAATGCCCCGCAACATCGCTTATAGAAACGGCCAAGAAAAGATCTTATGGATTTAGATAAATACAAATACATCGTCGTCGAAGGTGCCATCGGTGCCGGCAAGACCACGCTTGCACGCAAGCTCGCAGCGCAACTCGGTGCACAAACCTTGCTGGAACTGCCGGAAGAAAATCCCTTCCTCGAAAAGTTCTACCGCGATGCCGCGCGCTACGCCTTGCCGACACAAATGTTTTTCCTGCTGCAACGCATGAATCAGCTGCGCGATTTGGCGCAACCGGATTTATTTGATGCGCGCATCGTGTCCGACTTCCTGCTCGATAAAGACCCTATCTTTGCGCGCCTGACGCTGAGCGATGATGAACTCGCGCTCTACCAGCAACTGTATGATCACCTGCGCCCGCAAGCACCGTTGCCGGACCTCGTCATCTACCTGCAGGCTGAACCGCAAACCCTGATCGATCGCATCAAAAAGCGCGGCATCCCGATGGAAGCCGGCATTTCCGAAAACTATATGCACCGCCTGTGCGAAAGCTATAGCCGCATCTTTTACGAATACGACACGGCACCGCTGCTGATCGTCAACACCGAACATTTGAACCCGATTGATAATGATGAAGACTTTGCGTTGTTGTTGACACGCATTGCCAGCATGCGCGGAAAACGCGAATTTTTTAGCCGTGGAGAATAAG of Janthinobacterium sp. Marseille contains these proteins:
- the folK gene encoding 2-amino-4-hydroxy-6-hydroxymethyldihydropteridine diphosphokinase, with amino-acid sequence MTAVTAYIAIGSNLGDARDHVLYALRQLDQLASTRLLAQSSLFRTAPIDSSGDDYINAVASVSTSLSAEELLRALLALEQTRGRERPYFNAPRTLDLDLLLYGDAVINTDTLTVPHPRMTSRAFVLIPLLQIDPFVQIPGLGAAHQFAPAVADQAISKLA
- a CDS encoding DMT family protein → MQIPVIVQTVGLLTLSNIFMTVAWYGHLKGLASKPWWIAALISWGIALFEYLLQVPANRIGYTQFSLAQLKIMQEAITLTVFVPFAIVFMDQPFKLDYVWAALCLVGAVYFIFRT
- a CDS encoding deoxynucleoside kinase, coding for MDLDKYKYIVVEGAIGAGKTTLARKLAAQLGAQTLLELPEENPFLEKFYRDAARYALPTQMFFLLQRMNQLRDLAQPDLFDARIVSDFLLDKDPIFARLTLSDDELALYQQLYDHLRPQAPLPDLVIYLQAEPQTLIDRIKKRGIPMEAGISENYMHRLCESYSRIFYEYDTAPLLIVNTEHLNPIDNDEDFALLLTRIASMRGKREFFSRGE